A section of the Pelagicoccus albus genome encodes:
- a CDS encoding flavodoxin domain-containing protein, producing MKLTVIYGTETGNCKGVAAKVAKKAEKNGVEIEVLDFADYDVDQLASIDNPLLIIISTWDDGAPPPKCVESFNKLMAREEALTNLHYTVLALGDTEYPLFCECGKQVDAKLSELGATKLLERTDLGSEFMVTYIGWSKRFWKTLAGVFGKTA from the coding sequence ATGAAACTCACAGTCATCTACGGAACCGAAACTGGAAATTGCAAAGGCGTCGCCGCAAAGGTAGCGAAGAAAGCAGAAAAGAATGGAGTCGAGATCGAAGTACTCGATTTCGCCGACTACGACGTCGATCAACTCGCCTCTATCGACAATCCTCTCCTGATCATCATCTCCACCTGGGATGACGGAGCTCCTCCACCAAAGTGCGTCGAGTCCTTCAACAAGCTGATGGCACGCGAGGAAGCGCTAACCAATCTCCACTATACTGTACTTGCCTTGGGCGATACCGAGTACCCGCTCTTCTGCGAATGCGGAAAGCAAGTCGACGCCAAGCTCTCTGAACTCGGAGCCACTAAACTGCTCGAGCGTACCGACCTCGGATCCGAGTTCATGGTTACCTACATCGGTTGGTCTAAGCGTTTCTGGAAAACGCTCGCCGGAGTTTTCGGCAAAACCGCCTAG